A genomic window from Sulfurospirillum multivorans DSM 12446 includes:
- a CDS encoding PAS domain-containing protein, with translation MSITQKGDELCFDENLFIVSKTDLKGRITYANDLFIEISGFKESELIGAAHNVLRHPDMPKAIFKLLWERVQAGKEVFAYVKNRTKNNQYYWVHAYITPIIDTNTNQLIGYHSVRRAPSQKGLDVIIPLYQKMLNAERQGGISASNTVLENTLSQLKVSYDAFILSYE, from the coding sequence ATGTCCATTACTCAAAAAGGCGATGAGCTCTGTTTTGATGAAAATCTTTTTATTGTCTCTAAAACCGATCTTAAGGGCAGAATTACCTATGCCAATGATCTTTTCATCGAGATTTCTGGTTTTAAAGAGAGCGAACTCATCGGAGCTGCCCACAACGTCTTACGCCATCCCGATATGCCCAAAGCGATTTTCAAACTTCTGTGGGAGCGTGTTCAAGCGGGCAAAGAGGTTTTTGCGTATGTGAAAAATCGCACGAAAAACAATCAATATTACTGGGTACATGCCTACATTACACCCATTATTGACACGAACACCAATCAGCTGATTGGCTACCACTCCGTGCGTCGTGCGCCCAGTCAAAAAGGGCTTGATGTCATTATCCCTCTTTACCAAAAAATGCTCAACGCCGAAAGACAAGGTGGCATATCTGCCTCCAATACCGTCTTAGAAAATACGCTATCTCAACTAAAGGTCAGCTATGATGCCTTCATCCTCTCGTATGAATAG
- a CDS encoding 2Fe-2S iron-sulfur cluster-binding protein, whose protein sequence is MAHITVDGTVLEVKEGALLIEELLVHKINIPHFCYHPALGKDGNCRMCMVEIEGQKRPQIACDTPIIEGMIVRTKGANIDRVKRSILELELINHPIDCPICDQAGECSLQNYYMDVGLYESRLSTPKVRGEKHVDLGANVVLDQERCVLCTRCVRFTKNITKTNELGVLSRADHSVISTFPGSKLTNPYAMNVVDLCPVGALTSKDFRFQQRVWFLNTKEAICDHCGRGCSIFVDHHKEKYKDEMIYRYRPRLNETINGYFICDAGRLSYTKENENQAFHALIRGKMSEYEYAEGKLLRLLKRHLGKTLFLLSSNLSLEEMVRVQKLSKLYEIALNAYEPERYDATFGDDFLKCNDRSANARALPLLGIDTTKEGLENALEKAELVVLIGRSDAKIIKEMRYTRNTVILCSSCEVTCKEVELVLPIASHTRRDGSFINVDGYIQYSACAIQSEHGHKTLLTLLAAILGDTIFTCKEVWDAELFFYEVLKGITFASLKTTPKIAL, encoded by the coding sequence ATGGCGCATATTACGGTTGATGGCACGGTATTAGAGGTTAAAGAGGGTGCTTTATTGATTGAAGAGCTGCTCGTTCACAAGATTAACATTCCCCATTTTTGTTACCACCCAGCCCTTGGAAAAGATGGCAATTGTCGTATGTGTATGGTCGAAATCGAAGGGCAAAAACGCCCCCAAATCGCCTGTGATACGCCTATCATTGAGGGCATGATCGTCCGCACGAAAGGTGCTAACATTGACCGCGTTAAACGCTCCATTTTAGAACTTGAACTCATCAATCACCCCATCGACTGTCCTATCTGCGATCAAGCAGGCGAGTGCTCGCTCCAAAACTATTATATGGACGTGGGGCTCTATGAGAGTCGCTTAAGTACTCCTAAAGTCAGAGGCGAAAAGCATGTGGATTTGGGGGCAAACGTTGTGCTCGATCAAGAGCGTTGCGTGCTCTGTACGCGCTGTGTGCGCTTTACCAAAAACATTACCAAGACCAATGAATTAGGCGTCCTCTCCCGTGCCGATCATTCGGTTATCAGCACGTTTCCTGGTTCCAAACTCACCAATCCGTATGCGATGAATGTGGTCGATCTTTGCCCTGTGGGCGCACTCACCAGCAAAGATTTTCGCTTTCAACAACGGGTCTGGTTTTTAAACACCAAAGAGGCGATCTGCGATCATTGCGGCAGAGGCTGTTCCATTTTTGTCGATCACCACAAAGAGAAGTACAAAGATGAGATGATTTACCGTTACCGTCCACGCCTCAATGAGACAATTAATGGCTATTTTATCTGCGATGCGGGAAGGCTTAGCTACACCAAAGAGAATGAAAACCAAGCGTTTCATGCCCTCATTCGTGGCAAAATGAGCGAATACGAATACGCCGAGGGAAAACTCCTGCGTCTTTTAAAGCGCCACTTGGGTAAAACGCTGTTTCTGCTCTCTTCAAACCTCTCTTTAGAAGAGATGGTGCGGGTGCAAAAGCTCTCAAAGCTCTATGAAATAGCATTAAATGCTTATGAGCCTGAGCGATACGATGCTACGTTTGGCGATGATTTTTTAAAATGCAATGATCGCTCTGCTAACGCCAGAGCACTACCACTTTTAGGGATTGATACAACCAAAGAGGGTTTGGAAAATGCTCTTGAAAAAGCAGAACTGGTCGTGCTTATCGGACGCAGTGATGCCAAAATCATTAAAGAGATGCGCTATACGCGCAATACCGTGATTCTCTGTTCCAGCTGTGAGGTTACATGTAAAGAGGTGGAACTCGTTCTTCCCATCGCTTCACACACCAGACGCGATGGCAGTTTTATCAATGTGGACGGCTACATTCAGTACAGCGCCTGTGCCATCCAAAGCGAGCACGGACACAAAACACTGTTAACACTTTTGGCCGCCATTTTAGGCGATACGATCTTTACATGTAAAGAGGTTTGGGACGCCGAACTCTTCTTTTACGAGGTACTAAAAGGCATTACATTTGCCTCTCTTAAAACCACACCAAAGATCGCGCTATGA
- a CDS encoding complex I subunit 1/NuoH family protein: MSTLSVFVVILNVILALLFSLGLAPILVWVERRVAGLIQDRLGPNRCHINGIRLGGLVQSLADMLKLVFKEDFQAKAIQENFFFSLAPVIVFVSAFLSFMVMPFADDLIINGERFIMQGLPTDLGILWFLALAGLSVYGIMLGGWASRSKYSLLGAMRAGAQVISYEAAMGLSVVSLLITYGSIHLGDIVAYQGELLLGFIPAWGIVVQPLAALIFIVTAFAEANRTPFDLAEGESEIVGGYHTEYSAMRFGLFFVGEYVAMSASSALIVTLFLGGYHLPYLNTQTLQTTMPYVLGFIILALPLGSFYAMRWIKKHNRWYLKSDVRNTESAVLQKGLIGFNVLVIAGLGALLYLGLTPTSTNVVTAVIQISTFAVKLLFMNFVFVWVRWTLPRFRYDQLQTLGWKVLMPLAIANIVVSAIIIVVKEL; the protein is encoded by the coding sequence ATGAGCACTCTTAGCGTTTTTGTTGTCATCCTCAACGTCATTTTAGCGCTCCTTTTTTCGCTTGGATTGGCACCCATTTTGGTCTGGGTGGAACGTCGTGTGGCGGGACTCATTCAAGATCGTTTAGGCCCTAATCGCTGTCACATCAACGGTATTCGACTCGGTGGACTGGTTCAATCCTTAGCTGATATGCTCAAACTGGTCTTCAAAGAGGATTTTCAAGCCAAAGCGATTCAAGAGAATTTTTTCTTCTCCTTAGCGCCTGTGATCGTCTTTGTCTCTGCCTTTCTAAGCTTTATGGTGATGCCCTTTGCCGATGATCTGATCATCAACGGCGAGCGTTTCATCATGCAGGGTTTGCCGACGGATCTGGGCATTCTTTGGTTTTTAGCGCTGGCAGGGTTGAGCGTTTATGGAATCATGCTTGGCGGTTGGGCGAGTCGGAGCAAATACTCCCTTTTGGGCGCGATGCGAGCGGGTGCGCAAGTCATCAGCTACGAAGCAGCGATGGGACTTTCGGTGGTTTCACTGCTCATTACCTATGGCTCCATTCATTTGGGCGACATTGTGGCATATCAAGGTGAACTTCTTTTGGGCTTTATTCCTGCGTGGGGCATTGTGGTGCAACCTCTTGCCGCGCTTATCTTTATCGTGACCGCGTTTGCAGAAGCCAACCGTACACCGTTTGATTTAGCGGAGGGCGAGAGCGAAATCGTCGGAGGCTACCACACCGAATACAGCGCGATGCGTTTTGGACTCTTTTTCGTGGGCGAATATGTCGCGATGAGTGCCTCAAGTGCGTTGATTGTAACCCTCTTTTTGGGCGGCTATCATCTGCCCTACCTCAATACCCAAACGCTTCAAACCACGATGCCTTATGTGTTAGGCTTTATCATACTAGCCCTTCCATTGGGCAGTTTTTATGCGATGCGTTGGATCAAAAAACATAACCGTTGGTATCTCAAAAGTGATGTACGAAACACGGAAAGTGCGGTGTTGCAAAAAGGGTTGATTGGGTTCAATGTGCTGGTCATTGCAGGACTTGGAGCACTGCTTTATCTAGGGCTTACGCCAACGTCTACGAATGTCGTGACGGCGGTTATTCAGATCTCAACCTTTGCGGTCAAACTGCTGTTTATGAACTTTGTGTTTGTTTGGGTGCGCTGGACTTTGCCTCGTTTTCGTTACGATCAGTTGCAAACCCTTGGATGGAAAGTGCTGATGCCTTTGGCGATTGCCAACATTGTTGTTAGCGCGATTATCATTGTGGTAAAGGAGCTGTAG
- a CDS encoding NuoI/complex I 23 kDa subunit family protein — protein sequence MGIKVVKRHGNTLKEKLYIPAIFGGMKTTLSHFITNLSDKPHIPTILYPEEQPHDISERYRGVHRLTKRDDGSVRCVACFMCATACPAECIFIEAEERTDGVDEKMPKRFDIDLLECVFCGACVEACPCDAIRMDSGIFSFIGKKREDFVLTKEQLLANEEKKQ from the coding sequence ATGGGCATTAAAGTCGTTAAACGCCATGGCAATACCCTCAAAGAGAAGCTCTACATTCCTGCCATTTTTGGCGGTATGAAAACCACGCTTTCGCATTTCATCACCAATCTAAGCGATAAGCCGCATATTCCCACTATTCTTTACCCCGAAGAGCAACCGCACGACATCAGTGAGCGCTACCGCGGCGTGCATCGTCTGACCAAACGCGACGATGGGAGTGTGCGTTGTGTGGCGTGTTTTATGTGCGCGACGGCGTGTCCTGCGGAGTGTATATTCATCGAAGCAGAAGAACGCACAGATGGGGTTGATGAGAAGATGCCCAAACGCTTTGATATTGACCTTTTAGAGTGCGTCTTTTGCGGCGCGTGTGTTGAGGCGTGTCCGTGTGACGCGATTCGCATGGACAGTGGCATTTTTAGTTTTATCGGTAAAAAACGCGAAGATTTTGTGCTCACGAAAGAGCAACTTTTAGCCAATGAGGAGAAAAAGCAATGA
- a CDS encoding NADH-quinone oxidoreductase subunit J family protein gives MMDILFLLLGSFAILGAIGMVGFHQPVHSALSLILTILALAGLFALLSASFLFMVQIIIYAGAILTLFIFIIMFLNVKEANLPKEPNKNITLFLGSIALLPFNFLILRAFSKMPLHVNPVDSDFGKIKPLGMELFTQWLLPFELISILLLVALIGAVVLGRKDEA, from the coding sequence ATGATGGATATTCTCTTTTTACTGCTCGGCTCCTTTGCCATTTTAGGCGCTATTGGCATGGTTGGTTTTCATCAACCCGTGCACAGTGCGCTGAGTCTTATTTTGACGATTCTCGCCTTGGCGGGGCTGTTTGCGCTTTTGAGTGCTTCATTTTTATTTATGGTGCAAATCATCATTTATGCGGGTGCAATTTTAACGCTTTTCATTTTTATCATTATGTTTTTAAACGTCAAAGAGGCGAATTTGCCCAAAGAGCCTAATAAAAATATCACGCTCTTTTTAGGCTCCATTGCGCTGTTGCCGTTCAATTTTTTGATTCTCCGTGCTTTTTCCAAAATGCCTTTACATGTAAATCCCGTTGACAGTGATTTTGGGAAGATCAAACCCCTTGGCATGGAGCTTTTCACGCAGTGGCTCTTGCCGTTTGAACTCATCTCTATTTTACTCCTTGTGGCACTCATCGGTGCCGTTGTTTTGGGTCGAAAGGACGAAGCATGA
- the nuoK gene encoding NADH-quinone oxidoreductase subunit NuoK, whose amino-acid sequence MIANTLFGYIVVAMILFSIGLLGVISRKNIFVIYMSIELMLNAVNLMFVALSNYHHDMGGHVMAMLIIAIAAAEAGVFLSLIIVLYRRKKSLDSDLFRTLSQKEAV is encoded by the coding sequence ATGATCGCCAATACCCTTTTTGGTTACATCGTTGTTGCCATGATACTTTTTTCCATTGGTCTTTTAGGGGTCATTAGTCGTAAAAATATCTTTGTGATTTATATGTCGATTGAGCTGATGCTCAACGCTGTAAACCTGATGTTTGTCGCTTTAAGTAACTACCATCACGATATGGGCGGACATGTGATGGCGATGCTGATCATTGCGATTGCCGCCGCGGAAGCAGGTGTGTTTTTATCGCTGATTATCGTGCTCTATCGTCGTAAAAAATCACTCGATTCTGACCTCTTTAGAACCCTCTCCCAAAAGGAGGCTGTATGA
- the nuoL gene encoding NADH-quinone oxidoreductase subunit L produces the protein MSALLAGIVLSPLLSSVLIGLLYMLSITKMPLAKKWFTLPALFAPFLSFVFGLIAFLEVAKTGVALHFEPYLWLGVGEYKIYMGFLGDKLSLFMVLFITFVGWLIHLYATAYMSDDKGYGKFFFYFNLFLSSMLLLVLADGPLIMFIGWEGVGLCSYLLISFYFQDNSNVVAGNKAFIVNRVGDLGFLVGLAILFFHSGSAGFSYETIALHISSMPSSLLQIVGIALFIGAMGKSAQIPLYVWLPDAMAGPTPVSALIHAATMVTAGVYMVARFSFLYELIPNIGLFIAYIGAFSALFAAVIATKQSDIKKILAYSTMSQLGYMFIAVGLGAYSSALFHVFTHAFFKALLFMGAGAVIIALHHEQNIFKMGKMRRVTPVVYITMLMATLAISGIPPFAGFFSKDEILLVAFASGEYVIWGIAVCSAVLTAYYMFRLFFVVFEGKNALHVNHPHDVSWVMKAPLVVLAFGSLLAGFMGLPSLLGGSHLIGSWLGEWGMRILHVSHETEWLLLGLNVTVSLIGIGIAYQKFYGYDLSRHKEAKGIVYNKFYVDEIYDVLFVRSIRKLSEFIAVGLDVNIVDRVIMGLSHGFIKLGHVVALVQNANVRFYALIMMLGISVASCYLIWAVD, from the coding sequence ATGAGCGCTCTTTTAGCAGGAATTGTCCTATCGCCATTGCTCTCTTCCGTGTTGATCGGACTTTTGTACATGCTGAGCATCACCAAAATGCCTCTGGCTAAAAAATGGTTTACCCTCCCTGCACTTTTTGCGCCATTTTTGAGTTTTGTTTTTGGGCTCATTGCTTTTTTAGAGGTTGCTAAAACGGGTGTTGCATTGCATTTTGAGCCCTATTTATGGCTCGGTGTGGGCGAATACAAAATCTATATGGGCTTCTTGGGCGATAAACTCTCTTTATTTATGGTGCTTTTTATCACCTTTGTGGGCTGGTTGATCCACCTTTACGCGACTGCGTATATGAGCGACGACAAAGGGTATGGCAAGTTTTTCTTCTACTTCAACCTCTTTTTAAGTTCGATGCTTCTGCTCGTCCTTGCCGATGGGCCTTTGATTATGTTTATTGGTTGGGAAGGGGTAGGGCTTTGCTCGTATTTGCTCATTAGCTTTTACTTCCAAGATAACTCCAACGTTGTCGCTGGCAATAAAGCGTTTATCGTCAACCGTGTCGGCGATCTTGGCTTTTTGGTGGGACTTGCGATTCTCTTTTTTCACAGTGGATCAGCAGGGTTTAGTTACGAAACGATCGCCCTTCACATCTCTTCCATGCCCTCTTCGTTACTCCAAATTGTAGGCATCGCGCTCTTTATCGGTGCGATGGGAAAATCGGCTCAGATTCCACTCTACGTCTGGTTACCCGATGCCATGGCAGGCCCTACGCCTGTTTCAGCGTTGATTCACGCCGCAACGATGGTCACAGCGGGCGTTTACATGGTCGCGCGCTTCTCCTTTTTGTATGAGCTTATTCCAAATATTGGACTTTTCATTGCCTACATTGGCGCGTTTAGTGCGCTTTTTGCCGCTGTGATTGCGACCAAACAGAGCGATATTAAAAAGATTTTAGCCTATTCAACGATGTCGCAGTTAGGCTATATGTTTATCGCCGTTGGTTTGGGCGCGTATAGCAGTGCACTGTTTCACGTCTTTACCCACGCCTTTTTCAAAGCACTGCTTTTTATGGGAGCGGGTGCGGTGATTATCGCGTTGCACCATGAACAAAATATCTTCAAGATGGGCAAAATGCGTCGTGTCACGCCTGTGGTTTACATCACGATGCTGATGGCAACCTTAGCGATTAGCGGGATTCCTCCTTTTGCAGGATTTTTCAGTAAAGATGAGATTTTACTCGTCGCGTTTGCGAGTGGCGAATACGTCATTTGGGGCATTGCCGTGTGCAGTGCTGTTTTGACCGCGTACTATATGTTCCGACTCTTTTTTGTCGTTTTTGAGGGTAAAAATGCTTTACATGTAAACCATCCGCACGATGTCTCGTGGGTGATGAAAGCCCCTCTTGTCGTGCTCGCCTTTGGCTCTCTTTTGGCTGGATTTATGGGGTTACCTTCGCTGTTAGGCGGGAGCCATCTGATTGGTTCATGGTTGGGTGAATGGGGCATGAGAATCTTACATGTAAGCCATGAAACCGAATGGCTTTTACTGGGTCTCAATGTCACCGTTTCGCTTATAGGTATTGGCATCGCGTATCAAAAATTTTATGGGTACGATCTTTCTCGCCACAAAGAAGCCAAAGGAATTGTCTACAATAAGTTTTATGTGGACGAGATTTACGACGTTTTATTTGTACGCTCCATTCGAAAGCTCAGCGAATTCATCGCGGTGGGATTAGATGTCAACATTGTCGATCGCGTCATTATGGGGCTGAGCCATGGTTTTATCAAACTAGGGCATGTGGTGGCACTCGTGCAAAATGCCAATGTCCGCTTTTACGCGCTTATTATGATGCTCGGCATCAGCGTGGCGTCATGCTATTTGATTTGGGCGGTGGATTAA
- a CDS encoding complex I subunit 4 family protein, producing MLFDLGGGLMNIGILSIIIFLPMVVALFLMVAPFSSRITRNAAFGVSLTIFALALYIYTHFELTGTLQFKEVYPWIKSYGISYSLGIDGFSLIILMLIATLIPSAYLLLWNNARSKSYWISMLFIQSGISGTLFSLDLFLFYFFWEAMLLPVFMIIGLFGSGNRVFSTLKITIYTIMGSLFMFVSILYLGVTHYYEFGVWSFALSDLVNITTIAREQKILLFFGFMLAFAIKIPLFPFHSWLLQTYSNSPTGGVFLLSSIMAKLGVYALVRFMIPLFPDLFVEFSIYFVALGIFGLVYFGIAAICQMNIKKMFAYSSASHLGFITAGVFALNVQGMMGSAFLIVAHAIATGGLFLLVGVMERHLGIRSLSGLGGIATKAPWFTLFFAIMLFCTVGIPGTNGFVAELLIVLGIFHYNPYLGVLSALTVLVAASYMFWVFQKAVLVKSDNDVSNMKDLTLYEILGLLPLAVLIIAMGIYPDLFLYKIEPTLQHYLIDILHVGVK from the coding sequence ATGCTATTTGATTTGGGCGGTGGATTAATGAATATCGGCATACTTTCAATCATCATTTTTCTACCCATGGTTGTGGCACTTTTTCTGATGGTAGCACCCTTTTCTTCGCGCATCACGCGCAATGCCGCTTTTGGCGTGTCACTTACCATCTTTGCGTTAGCACTCTACATTTACACCCATTTTGAGCTGACAGGCACGCTTCAATTTAAAGAAGTGTATCCGTGGATCAAGAGTTATGGCATCTCATACAGCCTTGGCATTGATGGTTTTTCACTGATCATTTTGATGCTGATCGCCACGCTGATCCCGAGTGCCTATCTGCTTTTGTGGAACAATGCGCGCTCTAAAAGCTACTGGATCAGCATGCTCTTTATCCAATCAGGCATCAGCGGTACGCTCTTTTCGCTCGATCTGTTTTTATTCTACTTTTTTTGGGAAGCGATGTTACTGCCGGTGTTTATGATCATTGGTCTGTTTGGCTCAGGCAATCGCGTCTTCTCAACGCTGAAAATCACGATTTACACCATTATGGGTTCGCTCTTTATGTTTGTGAGCATTCTCTATTTGGGCGTGACACACTACTATGAATTTGGTGTCTGGAGTTTTGCACTTTCGGATTTAGTCAATATCACGACCATTGCGCGTGAGCAAAAAATACTCCTCTTTTTTGGGTTTATGCTCGCTTTTGCGATTAAAATTCCTCTCTTTCCGTTTCACTCATGGTTGCTTCAAACCTACTCCAACTCACCCACAGGCGGTGTTTTCTTGCTCTCGTCCATCATGGCAAAACTCGGTGTCTACGCATTGGTTCGTTTTATGATTCCGCTGTTTCCAGACCTCTTTGTGGAGTTCTCGATTTATTTTGTTGCCCTTGGTATTTTTGGATTGGTCTATTTTGGTATCGCTGCGATTTGTCAAATGAACATCAAAAAGATGTTTGCCTATTCGTCCGCTTCGCACTTAGGGTTCATCACCGCAGGCGTTTTTGCGCTTAATGTGCAAGGCATGATGGGAAGTGCCTTTTTGATCGTCGCACACGCCATCGCTACGGGTGGACTTTTCCTACTGGTCGGCGTGATGGAGCGACACTTAGGCATTCGCTCACTTTCAGGACTGGGAGGCATTGCGACCAAAGCGCCGTGGTTTACCCTTTTTTTTGCCATTATGCTCTTTTGTACCGTGGGCATTCCGGGAACGAACGGTTTTGTGGCAGAGCTATTGATCGTCTTGGGCATTTTTCATTACAACCCTTACCTTGGCGTGCTCTCCGCCCTTACGGTTTTAGTCGCGGCAAGTTACATGTTTTGGGTCTTTCAAAAAGCGGTTTTGGTCAAAAGTGACAACGATGTCTCGAACATGAAAGACTTAACATTGTATGAGATTTTAGGTTTGCTTCCTTTAGCGGTGCTGATCATCGCGATGGGTATTTACCCCGATCTTTTCTTGTATAAAATCGAGCCGACCTTGCAGCACTATCTCATCGATATTTTACATGTAGGAGTGAAGTGA
- a CDS encoding NADH-quinone oxidoreductase subunit N produces the protein MLVNDLGYLLPLIIVAGGAVVLMLLSPVERFSMERFSLFTFLILLGALGADLFYFGELFTAFPMQELFSKMLIVDSYSVYFDALILSGALVTSLIGTHYFQTKRHFKKEVFSLFLFSVFGMMLLVHANELLTAFIALEIASLSLYVMIGFQKIHDKRVEASYQYLVLGSISGAFFLLGSAMMYAGLGTTILGDIGKALDVQMGKDVSLIIIGATFILVTFLFKISAFPFQNWTIDVYDGSPLPVTAFMAATFKVAIFGFVLRLMLIDLDPIRDIWDTLFVVVILATLLYGTFLAIIQESLKRMLAASSIVHTGYLLIAFVSIGYAGESASSSIIFYLVAYFLSAMGAFGLISYIAADEHVRVTYEDFRGFAHVHPYMAAMLSVFMLSLAGIPSTIGFVGKFYIFTGAIEAGYTFLAVCGIIATFISIYYYFKLIALMYFYPACEKEGAMIPTLSGITPITIGVIAIAVIWGGIGNTFIAYFPGVDFLIDTARLSYMSLFIK, from the coding sequence ATGCTTGTAAACGACCTTGGTTATCTTTTACCGCTCATCATTGTTGCAGGCGGGGCGGTTGTTTTGATGCTTCTCTCCCCCGTTGAGCGTTTTTCGATGGAGCGTTTTTCACTCTTTACCTTTTTGATTTTACTGGGAGCTTTGGGTGCCGATCTGTTCTACTTTGGGGAGCTTTTCACCGCTTTTCCGATGCAAGAGCTTTTTTCTAAGATGCTCATTGTTGACAGCTATTCGGTCTATTTTGACGCATTGATTTTGAGTGGTGCATTGGTGACTTCTCTCATTGGAACGCACTATTTTCAAACGAAACGTCACTTTAAAAAAGAGGTTTTTTCACTGTTTCTCTTCTCTGTTTTTGGCATGATGTTACTAGTACATGCCAATGAGCTTTTAACCGCGTTTATCGCGCTTGAGATCGCTTCACTTTCCCTTTATGTAATGATCGGGTTTCAAAAAATTCACGACAAACGGGTGGAAGCAAGCTACCAATACTTAGTGCTTGGCTCCATTTCAGGGGCATTTTTCCTCTTAGGTTCTGCGATGATGTATGCAGGGCTTGGTACGACGATTTTGGGCGATATTGGAAAAGCGCTTGATGTACAGATGGGCAAAGATGTTTCGCTCATAATCATCGGTGCGACGTTTATCTTGGTGACGTTCTTGTTTAAAATCTCCGCGTTTCCGTTTCAAAACTGGACGATTGACGTGTACGATGGCTCGCCTCTGCCCGTAACGGCGTTTATGGCGGCAACCTTTAAAGTGGCGATTTTTGGCTTTGTGCTTCGTTTGATGCTCATCGATCTTGACCCGATTCGCGACATTTGGGACACGCTTTTTGTTGTCGTGATTTTAGCGACCCTGCTGTATGGAACGTTCTTGGCGATCATCCAAGAGAGTCTTAAGCGCATGCTTGCCGCTTCGAGCATCGTTCACACGGGCTATCTGCTCATCGCTTTCGTCTCTATCGGTTACGCAGGGGAGAGTGCATCTTCCTCCATCATCTTCTACCTCGTCGCCTATTTTCTCTCCGCGATGGGTGCGTTTGGACTCATCTCGTACATCGCCGCCGATGAGCATGTTCGTGTCACGTACGAGGATTTTCGTGGCTTTGCACATGTGCATCCTTATATGGCAGCGATGCTAAGTGTTTTTATGCTCTCGCTTGCTGGCATTCCAAGCACCATCGGCTTTGTCGGTAAATTTTACATCTTCACGGGTGCGATTGAAGCAGGCTACACCTTTCTAGCCGTGTGTGGCATCATCGCCACGTTTATCTCGATCTATTACTACTTCAAACTCATCGCACTCATGTACTTTTACCCCGCGTGCGAGAAAGAAGGTGCCATGATCCCCACACTGAGTGGCATTACACCCATTACGATTGGTGTGATTGCGATAGCGGTTATTTGGGGAGGAATTGGTAATACCTTTATCGCTTATTTCCCAGGAGTCGATTTCTTGATTGATACCGCAAGACTTTCGTATATGTCGTTGTTTATTAAGTAA